In the genome of Piliocolobus tephrosceles isolate RC106 chromosome 20, ASM277652v3, whole genome shotgun sequence, one region contains:
- the LOC113225131 gene encoding uncharacterized protein LOC113225131, which translates to MVREATRGQQGQATQGQRVLLHRALEKDRPVGTRRWQGSLRGWGVTTCRQSAMTAFALSVLSAYHLLPLPLQWLTLGKKTKTPQPFSNPSQISTDKDTGLNPQPLQMDPGHMGWSDTPAQLSAGKEAQKRFGGLRDILLPCPYGCAIS; encoded by the exons ATGGTCAGGGAGGCGACCCGTGGTCAGCAGGGTCAGGCCACCCAGGGGCAAAGGGTGCTCCTGCACCGGGCCCTGGAGAAGGACAGACCGGTGGGGACTCGGCGTTGGCAGGGGAGCCTCCGCGGATGGGGAGTCACCACCTGCCGG CAATCAGCCATGACTGCCTTTGCATTGTCCGTGCTCTCAGCCTACCACCTCCTCCCCCTGCCATTGCAGTGGCTAACACTGGGGAAGAAGACCAAGACACCACAGCCTTTCTCCAATCCCTCTCAAATCAGCACGGACAAGGACACAGGTCTCAATCCACAACCGCTGCAGATGGACCCTGGCCACATGGGATGGTCAGACACGCCTGCCCAGCTATCTGCAGGCAAAGAAGCTCAGAAGAGATTTGGGGGCCTGAGGGACATCTTGCTCCCATGTCCATATGGGTGTGCTATTTCATGA